The Neorhodopirellula lusitana genome segment AGTCGATTGATCGAACGGACCAGCGGCGAGCGTTTATCAACCACCGCCGAGCCACTGATCGCTTTGACTTGATACTTACGACGTCGCCCTCGCGAAGTCGCCAACAGCACCACCGCTCGTTCACACGGCAACAAACGTGGCAACTCGGAAGCAATTCGATAAGCCGTTGCGGTCGGGTCAAGCGTTTCATGGAATCGACGCAGCGAAGCCCGAACCGCCGCCAGACGATCCAACTCATTTCCAGCCTCATTGGTTCGCATCTGTTCCGCGCGGGTCAGTTCCTGTTGAACTTTGTTCGTGCTCGAACCCTTGGATGCGTCCGCCATGAATCGGGTTTGCTGGACGGCGGCAACACACGCCGCCATCAATCTCAGCGCTGGCAGGCGATCTCGCACCTGAAAATGATCGTCTTGAACGACCAACACGCTGCATCGCCCCGGCGCTGGTAACAGCTCCGCCGTGAATCCGCTGCACGAACGCACTGGTTGCCCGGCCATCACGATGCCGCCGTTCGCCACGGTCGCAACTTCCGTCGACGCAACCGACTGCAACGCACCTTCCAGCAGGTGCCGCACCTGTTGTCGATCAATACCGTCAGCAATTTCCGCATTGCTAACCAGCATTCGTGGCTGGTCCCAGTCGACATCCTGGACAGCGACCAATGCGGCCGAGAGCCATTCGCCCAGTTGGGCCGCCAGTCGCTGCAGGAATTCCTCCCGGCTTGCCGCCTGATCGGCGATTTGGGCCACAACGCCCGGCACATCACGGAGTTCCGTGGACTCAGGCGGCGTTGTTTCGGAACTGGTGGAAGAGCGCGTCATCACCCCAGAATAATCTGGCGGAGCGAAAACACACCCTTTTTCAGCGAAGCTCACCTCTTCGCCAGATCGCTACCGATCGAAATTCAGGCCGATTCAAACGGATCAAGATCCCGGAATCGGTGGCGGCGTCGACTGAGCAAATGCTGCCGATAAGGGTGCAATCGTACCGGCGGCAACCCAGGAGGGCATGCCTTGCTTCCAAACCAACGTTTCCGCGCTGACTTCGCTGCTGGCGATTCCCGACTGCATTTGAGCCGTGGTGTAAGGTCCCTTCGACTCGCCTGCGACCGCGACATACCAAGCATCTGCGGCAGGAACTGGCGGTGGACCGCTAGCCGCCGCCGGAGCTGCTCCACCGGCGACACCCCCCATCGCGCCGGGCAGCATGCGTCCAGCCATCGCGACACCTAACCCGAGGCCGAGACCGTCTGCGGCACCGCCACCACCACCGCCTTCCGCCGCGGCAGTCATCGCTTGTCCCATTTGGTATTGCTGGAATCGATTCAGGTCACCGATCACGCCCATGCTGGTCCGAGTGTCGAGTGCTTTTTCAACCGACTCGGGCAGGGAAATGTTGACGATGAACAGTGCCGGGCAATCCAGCCCGTACTCATCATCGATCCGCTCCACCACGCTCTTGCGTAGGGTTTCGCCCAACGCCGCGTAGTTGCTAGCCAAATCCAATGCCGCAATCTTTGAACTGCCAATCAAGTCCGCGAACGTGCTTTGAATCATCGACCGCATGAACGTGTTGATGTCGTCGGAACTGAAGTCACCATCGGTACCAACGATTTCCTTCAGCAACGCCTTGGGCTCAATCGCCTTCAACGAATACGTACCAAACGCCCGTAAGCGAATCGGCCCGAACTCAGGATCTCGCAACATGATCGGGTTGGGAGTGCCCCACTTCATGTCCGTGATCTGGGTCGTGCTAACGAAGTACACTTCCGCCTTGAACGGGCTGTCGAATCCGTACTTCCAGCCCTGCAGCGACGTCATCACCGGCATGTTGGCCGTCGTCAATTCGTAGTGACCTGGCGGATACACATCGGCGATCTCGCCTTGATAGACGAAGACCGCCATCTGCCCTGGACGCACGATCAGCTGAGCGCCGTTCTTGATCTCGTTGTCATGCCGAGGGAATCGCCACACCAATGTGTGTTTGGTGTCGTCGATCCACTCGACGATGTCAATCAATTCAGATTGAATGAAATCAAAAAGGCCCATGCTAATATCCCAAATCACAGTCGGTTCAAGCGGTTGAATATTTCCCCTTTGTAACTTGAAACGATACCCCCTGACAACGTGGGAATACTGAATCACGTGCAGCCGCTGAATTGCACCGCAGCGGCTTGTCGGACCAGCTAGGCCAGCTTCACGACACGCAACCGCAAAGCATTCGCAATCACCGACACACTTGAAAAACTCATGGCCGCCGCCGCAATCATGGGGCTTAGCAGGACGCCAAAAATGGGATACAGCAAGCCAGACGCGACAGGAATCCCAAGGGCGTTGTAGATAAATGCGAAGAAAAGATTTTGCCGAATGTTCCGCATCGTCTTCCGACTCAAGTGAATCGCCGCCACAACGCCTCGCAGATCGCCACCCACCAAAGTCACGCCCGCGGATTCAATCGCCACGCCCGCACCAGTTCCCATCGCGATTCCGACATCTGCGGCCGCCAACGCCGGAGCATCGTTGATGCCGTCCCCAGCCATCGCGACTCGCAAGTTTTCCGCCTTCAGCTCCTCGACGAAACGGTGTTTGTCCGCCGGTGAGATTCCGGCGTGATACTCGTTAATCCCCAACTCGCCTGCAATCGCACGGGCAGTGGGTTCGGCATCGCCAGTCAACATCACCACTCGGATACCCAAATCGTTCAACTGCGCCAACGCATCCGGAGTACTCGCCTTGATCGGGTCGCTGACCGCGATCGTGGCAACGTGCTTTCCATCAACCGCAACATGGACCATCGTGGCAACGACTCGCTGCCTACCATCGGAACCCGTCTTCGATGCATCCAAGGCCACATCGTCAACAACGGTTTGTTCATTGGACTGCGTTTGGATGCCCTCACCTTTTAAGTAGTCAGGGTTGCCCACCAACACACTCTTGCCGTTCACCGTCGCCCGCACACCGCTGCCGGTATCGCTAGAAAAATTGGCTGCATCGGGAACGGACAATTCATCCCTTCGAGCGCGTCGCATCACGGCCTGGGCCAATGGATGTTCACTGTGGGTCTCCACCGAGGCAGCCAGCGCCAGCACGTCCGCCTCGCTAAGTTCGCCGAACGTTTTGATGGAAGTGATCTCCGGACGTCCCTCGGTGAGCGTCCCCGTCTTGTCGATCACCAACACATCGATGTCGGTCAAGACTTCAAGGACCTCAGCGTTCTTGATCAGCACGCCCTCCTTTGCACCACGCCCCACACCCACCATCACCGACATCGGCGTCGCCAACCCCAACGCACAAGGACAAGCGATGATCAGGACCGCGACCGCCGCCACAAAGGCGTGTGCCAATTGAGGTGCCGGCCCCCAAATCGCCCAACCAACAAAGGCTGCGATCGAACAAGCGATGACCGTCGGTACGAAGTACTGCGCGACCGTGTCGACCAGCTTCTGAATCGGTGCCCGGCTGCGTTGTGCCTCGGCCACCATTTGCACGATTCGGCTCAACACCGTGTCGTTTCCCACGCCCACCGCTTCCATCACAAACGCACCCGTTTGATTCAGCGTGCCGCCGGTCACATCGTCGCCATCTAGCTTCTTCACCGGGTAAGGCTCCCCCGTCAACATCGACTCGTCCACGGTGCTTTCTCCGCTGACAATCCGGCCGTCCACCGGCACCTTTTCCCCGGGCCGCACACGCAAACGATTGCCTTTCGCAACATCCGCCAACGCCACATCCCGTTCGCCATCGGACGTGACCAGATGTGCGGTCTCGGGTGCCAACTGCATCAGCTCACGAATCGCGCCACCGGTTTGCTGCCTTGCTCGCAGTTCGAGCACCTGCCCGAGCAAGACGAGTGTGATGATCACAGCCGCGGCTTCGAAGTACAGCGGCGGTGTGCCGTTTTCAAAGAATGCTGCTGGCACGATCCCAGGTGCGGCAACGCTAACGACGCTGAAGAAAAACGCCGCCAAGCTTCCGACTGCTATTAGCGAAAACATGTTCAGGTTGAGGCTGCGAAATGACTTCACGCCACGCACCAACAAAGGCCAACCGCAACCAAACACGACAATCGTCGCCAAGACAAACTGCACCCAACCGGACACAGCGGACGGCAGCCAATCATGGATCGGAACGCCGACCATCGGACCCATCGCGATCACGAACAGCGGTAGCGAAAACGCGACCGCCCACCAGAACCGATTCTGCATGTCTCGATACTGCTGGTCATCGTTGCTCGCCGGATCGACAAACTTTGGCTCCAAGTCCATCCCACAAATCGGGCAATCGCCGGGGCCAACCTGTTCAATCTCCAAATGCATCGGGCACGTGTAAATCGCATCAGCTTGCCCTTCCGTTGGACGAACACGGTCCGCATTGGTCGACTTGGGACCACCGCTGCCGCAACCACAGCAACTTGACTCACCAGGCGAGGCCGCCGGTAAATCGTCGTGCGAGTGCTTATCGGCTGACTGTTTCGCCACTCTCTGTTGATGCCTAGCCAAAACGCCAGCGGGATCGGCTTCAAACTTCTTCACACATCCCGGACTGCAAAAGAAATAGTTCTTTCCTTCGTATTGCGAACGCAAAGACGTTGCAGGATCGACCTGCATTCCGCAGACAGGATCGGTAACCTTCAGTTCGGTGAGTGACATGTTTCGGTATCCAGTGAAGGGCTAACCAATCAAAGCACCAGCCACCGCCAGCGAGATCAGCCCCAGGAAGAGTATCAGTACGCCCCAAACTACCTTCGAGGTCTTGTACCTCACCTGGGGCGTTGCCGCGATCACCTCCTTGTAATGCTCCGAGAAAACGACCGTGCCTTTCTGGCAAAGTAGTAGGTACAGAAAATACACAGAGAATAGCGTGCCAATGGGGAACGCCAATAATCCAAGCAGGCTCAAGATCACGGCACTAACGCGAGACCACGGACGCAATGCGTACAAACCAATCGCGGTGCCAAACTGAATCACCGCCAGAACCAAACAAACATATCCCTGCGTTGCCGCGCTACCAAACTCTTGAGGGTTCAGCACAAGCAACGAACCAGCCAACGCCAACAGAACCGCTCCGATGATATACAGCGACCGAATCGACTTGACGGACACCTCGTGATTGAGATGAGCACGCCGGATGGACTCGAAATCCGAGCCAACGGGCACATCATCGATTTCAGAGGTTGGCAGATACGGATTGATTCCGATCTCACGATTCGTTCCGAACGCTTGTCTGCCCGCAACTTCCGCCGCATTCAGACTGCCAAAGCCAGGCCGCGACGTCCCTTCATGATGACGACCGGTGTCATTCAGTTCGACATCACGCGAACCAGCGTCATCGGCGTCAGGGTTCCCAAAGAACGGATTGTCATCGTTTGAATTCGACAAGAGTAACGATCCGTTTTAAGTGTTGCGGCTAGAAATCAATCGACTAAAAATCGGTGTACTGTCGTCTCACGAAATGCTCCGCTGGGGCGCAACAACGTGCTGGGAAAGCCGGGGCGATTCGGAGCATTGGGATGATGTTGAGTTTCCAAGCAAAACGCATCGTGGCCCGCATGCCCGGCTGTATGCTCATCACCCGACAAATGATTGGCGGTGTAAAGCTGCATCGCCGGTTGGGTGCTTTCAATCTCCAGCACCCGACCGGTCGACGGATCGGCCACGCGTGCCGCTTTGCGAAGCATTCCCGCTGGCCCATCAACCACATAGCAATGATCATATCCCTTTGTTTCAGGCAGCTGATCGATTCGCTTTGCAAACGTCTCCGCCGTTAGGAAATCAAACGGCGTGTCTTTAACAGATCCAATCTTTCCGGTCGGGATCAAGTCTTCGTCCACATCAAGAATCTCGCTCGCGTGAATCACCGCCACGTGGTTCAACGCAGGTCCCGAACCCACACCGCCCAAGTTCCAATAGGCGTGGTTGGTCAAATTCACGTGAGTCGGCGCGGACGTCGTCGCACCGTATTCAATCACCAATTCGTTCGCATCGTTCCAGCGATACTCGGTCGTCACCGTGATCTCCCCCGGAAAGCCCTCATCGCCATCGGGGCTGACCAGCGTGTAACGGACCCCTTGGCCCTTCTCGGCGTCGTCCGCCAATAGCTCGGTACCCCACAGCTTGTGTGAAAAGTTATTGTCGCCGCCATGCAAACAGTGCTCGCCGTGATTCTTCGTGACGTTGTACTCCACACCATCAACCTCAAACTTCGCATGCCCGATGCGATTGCAGAAACGACCGATCGAGCTGCCAAATCCGGGGTGCGGTTTCAGGTAACGATCGATCGAGTCGAAAACCAGATTCACGTTCGCCAGATTGCCGTCACGATCCGGCACCTCCACTTCCAAAAGCGACGCACCCCAGTTCATCACCGTCACTCGATTGCCATGCCGATTGGTCAGCGTAATCTTTTCGACGGGAAGTCCGGCCGTCGTCGTACCGAAAGATTGAGTTTTCGCAGGCGTATTCTTCTCGGACATGGATCGAACGTTTCAGAAAGGGAGTGCAGGAGTGACTCCCCATTATTCCTTCTCGGTGTCTCGCCACGCAACCGGGGGAAGAGTCTTCCCGCGTATCGCGGGAAAGACTGCTGGTTGGGCAACCGAAAGGATGCCAGTATGGTTTCACCAGTGAACAGCCCGCTCACCGGTACACAGGCGGATCCACATCATGCTAGCCCCAGCTACACCAGCCTCACACGTGCCAACCCCACGCAAAACCTGCTCAACAAAATGCCAGCCCCCACTCCGGAACGAACCAGGTCTTTCCCGACTCCGAAACATTTTGCGAAATGGCTCGCCGACTACCATGCCACCGAATCGGAATTGTGGATCAAGATTCACAAGAAGGCATCCGGGTTGGAAACCATTACTTGGAACGAGGCCGTCATCGAGGCTCTCCGGTGGGGATGGATTGACGGGATAAAGAAGTCGCTGAACCAAGACTCCTACCTGCAACGATTCACACCACGGCGGAAAGGAAGCAATTGGTCCAAACGAAATCGAGAGCATGTCGAGAAGATGATCCGCGAAGATCGGATGCACGAACCAGGCCTGATGCACGTTCGTGCCGCCAAGGCCGACGGTCGCTGGGAAGCGGCCTACGCGGCAAGCGAAATGCAGGTTCCTGAAGATTTCATCGCAGCCGTCGACGCTTGCCAG includes the following:
- a CDS encoding SPFH domain-containing protein → MGLFDFIQSELIDIVEWIDDTKHTLVWRFPRHDNEIKNGAQLIVRPGQMAVFVYQGEIADVYPPGHYELTTANMPVMTSLQGWKYGFDSPFKAEVYFVSTTQITDMKWGTPNPIMLRDPEFGPIRLRAFGTYSLKAIEPKALLKEIVGTDGDFSSDDINTFMRSMIQSTFADLIGSSKIAALDLASNYAALGETLRKSVVERIDDEYGLDCPALFIVNISLPESVEKALDTRTSMGVIGDLNRFQQYQMGQAMTAAAEGGGGGGAADGLGLGLGVAMAGRMLPGAMGGVAGGAAPAAASGPPPVPAADAWYVAVAGESKGPYTTAQMQSGIASSEVSAETLVWKQGMPSWVAAGTIAPLSAAFAQSTPPPIPGS
- a CDS encoding heavy metal translocating P-type ATPase — protein: MSLTELKVTDPVCGMQVDPATSLRSQYEGKNYFFCSPGCVKKFEADPAGVLARHQQRVAKQSADKHSHDDLPAASPGESSCCGCGSGGPKSTNADRVRPTEGQADAIYTCPMHLEIEQVGPGDCPICGMDLEPKFVDPASNDDQQYRDMQNRFWWAVAFSLPLFVIAMGPMVGVPIHDWLPSAVSGWVQFVLATIVVFGCGWPLLVRGVKSFRSLNLNMFSLIAVGSLAAFFFSVVSVAAPGIVPAAFFENGTPPLYFEAAAVIITLVLLGQVLELRARQQTGGAIRELMQLAPETAHLVTSDGERDVALADVAKGNRLRVRPGEKVPVDGRIVSGESTVDESMLTGEPYPVKKLDGDDVTGGTLNQTGAFVMEAVGVGNDTVLSRIVQMVAEAQRSRAPIQKLVDTVAQYFVPTVIACSIAAFVGWAIWGPAPQLAHAFVAAVAVLIIACPCALGLATPMSVMVGVGRGAKEGVLIKNAEVLEVLTDIDVLVIDKTGTLTEGRPEITSIKTFGELSEADVLALAASVETHSEHPLAQAVMRRARRDELSVPDAANFSSDTGSGVRATVNGKSVLVGNPDYLKGEGIQTQSNEQTVVDDVALDASKTGSDGRQRVVATMVHVAVDGKHVATIAVSDPIKASTPDALAQLNDLGIRVVMLTGDAEPTARAIAGELGINEYHAGISPADKHRFVEELKAENLRVAMAGDGINDAPALAAADVGIAMGTGAGVAIESAGVTLVGGDLRGVVAAIHLSRKTMRNIRQNLFFAFIYNALGIPVASGLLYPIFGVLLSPMIAAAAMSFSSVSVIANALRLRVVKLA
- a CDS encoding aldose epimerase family protein, which encodes MSEKNTPAKTQSFGTTTAGLPVEKITLTNRHGNRVTVMNWGASLLEVEVPDRDGNLANVNLVFDSIDRYLKPHPGFGSSIGRFCNRIGHAKFEVDGVEYNVTKNHGEHCLHGGDNNFSHKLWGTELLADDAEKGQGVRYTLVSPDGDEGFPGEITVTTEYRWNDANELVIEYGATTSAPTHVNLTNHAYWNLGGVGSGPALNHVAVIHASEILDVDEDLIPTGKIGSVKDTPFDFLTAETFAKRIDQLPETKGYDHCYVVDGPAGMLRKAARVADPSTGRVLEIESTQPAMQLYTANHLSGDEHTAGHAGHDAFCLETQHHPNAPNRPGFPSTLLRPSGAFRETTVHRFLVD
- a CDS encoding YdeI/OmpD-associated family protein, whose product is MVSPVNSPLTGTQADPHHASPSYTSLTRANPTQNLLNKMPAPTPERTRSFPTPKHFAKWLADYHATESELWIKIHKKASGLETITWNEAVIEALRWGWIDGIKKSLNQDSYLQRFTPRRKGSNWSKRNREHVEKMIREDRMHEPGLMHVRAAKADGRWEAAYAASEMQVPEDFIAAVDACQHASQTFAKLNKSNRYVIGHQLTSAKKPETRQRRFTKLLNMLKQGEKPG